The Ooceraea biroi isolate clonal line C1 chromosome 1, Obir_v5.4, whole genome shotgun sequence genome has a window encoding:
- the LOC105283338 gene encoding odorant receptor 4 isoform X1 — MSISVQERYFSWNRILLLAVGLWPYHQSLFARFQAALCLSILTSFVVFVLSRLYFTEYSFEFTIHLLSISMYYTFFVINYIAFWINIETTKNLLEQFQYIYKKRLKDAKEIAIYNKYRNFAKRITLACIKSLVLAVCITLCITAIECWPFIFDMIMPKNETHARRFIVTVTKYFALQEKYFYVFILYLNAVVTVGTVAIISIGTMLLSCLKHISGILRIARGNTICSYRFDRAILAALPSITIKNETIIYKEFIYAVDIHRKAMKCAKFGVDSMERSLFVITMITVLCMSLNLYGIFQVESPTQEIEKTAGHFFHIMCLFIYMFLGNYAGQEITDCNNHIFLTIYNAPWYLAPLQIQKVILFLLQRSNKAFTLNIGGIFTLSIESFTSLVNASLSYLTLMLSV; from the exons atgagtATCTCCGTCCAAGAACGGTACTTCAGCTggaatagaattttattactcGCTGTTGGCTTATGGCCTTATCACCAATCATTGTTTGCTCGATTTCAGGCAGCGTTGTGTCTTAGTATTTTGACAAGCTTCGTCGTATTCGTG cTTTCAAGACtttattttacagaatacTCCTTTGAATTTACTATTCATTTGCTTTCTATATCAATGTATTATActttctttgttattaattatatcgccTTTTGGATTAATATAGAAACT acaaaaaatttattggagcaatTTCAATACATCTACAAGAAGAGGCTAAAGGATGCGAAAGAAATTGCTATCTATAACAAATATAGGAACTTTGCAAAACGAATAACGCTCGCCTGCATAA aaagtttaGTACTTGCAGTATGCATTACGCTTTGTATTACTGCAATAGAATGTTGGCCATTCATTTTTGATATGATTATGCCCAAAAATGAGACCCACGCGCGCCGCTTCATAGTAACTGTGACTAAATATTTCGCcctacaagaaaaatatttctatgtatttatTCTATATCTGAACGCAGTTGTTACTGTAGGAACAGTTGCTATCATATCGATAGGAACAATGCTATTATCATGTCTCAAACATATCTCTGGAATATTGAGAATTGCTAg GGGAAATACTATTTGCAGCTACCGCTTTGACCGAGCAATACTGGCTGCGTTACCAAGTATTACcataaaaaatgaaactatTATTTACAAGGAGTTTATCTATGCCGTGGACATTCATCGCAAAGCTATGAA GTGTGCCAAATTTGGTGTAGACAGCATGGAACGATCACTTTTCGTTATTACAATGATTACTGTTCTTTGTATGAGTTTGAATCTTTATGGA atatttcaagTTGAGTCACCTAcgcaagaaatagaaaagacaGCAggacatttttttcatatcatgtgtctttttatatatatgtttctcGGCAACTACGCCGGACAGGAAATTACGGAttgtaataatcatatatttcttaCGAT ATACAATGCTCCATGGTACTTGGCACCGTTGCAGATACAGAAAGTGATATTGTTCTTATTACAAAGAAGCAACAAAGCTTTTACATTGAATATCGGTGGAATATTCACATTATCTATAGAGAGCTTTACTTCG CTCGTAAATGCATCACTATCTTACCTCACTCTTATGCTATCTGtgtaa
- the LOC105283338 gene encoding uncharacterized protein LOC105283338 isoform X8, with amino-acid sequence MSISVQERYFSWNRILLLAVGLWPYHQSLFARFQAALCLSILTSFVVFVLSRLYFTEYSFEFTIHLLSISMYYTFFVINYIAFWINIETTKNLLEQFQYIYKKRLKDAKEIAIYNKYRNFAKRITLACIKSLVLAVCITLCITAIECWPFIFDMIMPKNETHARRFIVTVTKYFALQEKYFYVFILYLNAVVTVGTVAIISIGTMLLSCLKHISGILRIARGNTICSYRFDRAILAALPSITIKNETIIYKEFIYAVDIHRKAMKCAKFGVDSMERSLFVITMITVLCMSLNLYGIQCSMVLGTVADTESDIVLITKKQQSFYIEYRWNIHIIYRELYFGIVIHLIIS; translated from the exons atgagtATCTCCGTCCAAGAACGGTACTTCAGCTggaatagaattttattactcGCTGTTGGCTTATGGCCTTATCACCAATCATTGTTTGCTCGATTTCAGGCAGCGTTGTGTCTTAGTATTTTGACAAGCTTCGTCGTATTCGTG cTTTCAAGACtttattttacagaatacTCCTTTGAATTTACTATTCATTTGCTTTCTATATCAATGTATTATActttctttgttattaattatatcgccTTTTGGATTAATATAGAAACT acaaaaaatttattggagcaatTTCAATACATCTACAAGAAGAGGCTAAAGGATGCGAAAGAAATTGCTATCTATAACAAATATAGGAACTTTGCAAAACGAATAACGCTCGCCTGCATAA aaagtttaGTACTTGCAGTATGCATTACGCTTTGTATTACTGCAATAGAATGTTGGCCATTCATTTTTGATATGATTATGCCCAAAAATGAGACCCACGCGCGCCGCTTCATAGTAACTGTGACTAAATATTTCGCcctacaagaaaaatatttctatgtatttatTCTATATCTGAACGCAGTTGTTACTGTAGGAACAGTTGCTATCATATCGATAGGAACAATGCTATTATCATGTCTCAAACATATCTCTGGAATATTGAGAATTGCTAg GGGAAATACTATTTGCAGCTACCGCTTTGACCGAGCAATACTGGCTGCGTTACCAAGTATTACcataaaaaatgaaactatTATTTACAAGGAGTTTATCTATGCCGTGGACATTCATCGCAAAGCTATGAA GTGTGCCAAATTTGGTGTAGACAGCATGGAACGATCACTTTTCGTTATTACAATGATTACTGTTCTTTGTATGAGTTTGAATCTTTATGGA ATACAATGCTCCATGGTACTTGGCACCGTTGCAGATACAGAAAGTGATATTGTTCTTATTACAAAGAAGCAACAAAGCTTTTACATTGAATATCGGTGGAATATTCACATTATCTATAGAGAGCTTTACTTCGGTATagttatacatttaataat CTCGTAA
- the LOC105283338 gene encoding uncharacterized protein LOC105283338 isoform X4, protein MSISVQERYFSWNRILLLAVGLWPYHQSLFARFQAALCLSILTSFVVFVLSRLYFTEYSFEFTIHLLSISMYYTFFVINYIAFWINIETTKNLLEQFQYIYKKRLKDAKEIAIYNKYRNFAKRITLACIKSLVLAVCITLCITAIECWPFIFDMIMPKNETHARRFIVTVTKYFALQEKYFYVFILYLNAVVTVGTVAIISIGTMLLSCLKHISGILRIARGNTICSYRFDRAILAALPSITIKNETIIYKEFIYAVDIHRKAMKCAKFGVDSMERSLFVITMITVLCMSLNLYGIFQVESPTQEIEKTAGHFFHIMCLFIYMFLGNYAGQEITDCNNHIFLTIYNAPWYLAPLQIQKVILFLLQRSNKAFTLNIGGIFTLSIESFTSV, encoded by the exons atgagtATCTCCGTCCAAGAACGGTACTTCAGCTggaatagaattttattactcGCTGTTGGCTTATGGCCTTATCACCAATCATTGTTTGCTCGATTTCAGGCAGCGTTGTGTCTTAGTATTTTGACAAGCTTCGTCGTATTCGTG cTTTCAAGACtttattttacagaatacTCCTTTGAATTTACTATTCATTTGCTTTCTATATCAATGTATTATActttctttgttattaattatatcgccTTTTGGATTAATATAGAAACT acaaaaaatttattggagcaatTTCAATACATCTACAAGAAGAGGCTAAAGGATGCGAAAGAAATTGCTATCTATAACAAATATAGGAACTTTGCAAAACGAATAACGCTCGCCTGCATAA aaagtttaGTACTTGCAGTATGCATTACGCTTTGTATTACTGCAATAGAATGTTGGCCATTCATTTTTGATATGATTATGCCCAAAAATGAGACCCACGCGCGCCGCTTCATAGTAACTGTGACTAAATATTTCGCcctacaagaaaaatatttctatgtatttatTCTATATCTGAACGCAGTTGTTACTGTAGGAACAGTTGCTATCATATCGATAGGAACAATGCTATTATCATGTCTCAAACATATCTCTGGAATATTGAGAATTGCTAg GGGAAATACTATTTGCAGCTACCGCTTTGACCGAGCAATACTGGCTGCGTTACCAAGTATTACcataaaaaatgaaactatTATTTACAAGGAGTTTATCTATGCCGTGGACATTCATCGCAAAGCTATGAA GTGTGCCAAATTTGGTGTAGACAGCATGGAACGATCACTTTTCGTTATTACAATGATTACTGTTCTTTGTATGAGTTTGAATCTTTATGGA atatttcaagTTGAGTCACCTAcgcaagaaatagaaaagacaGCAggacatttttttcatatcatgtgtctttttatatatatgtttctcGGCAACTACGCCGGACAGGAAATTACGGAttgtaataatcatatatttcttaCGAT ATACAATGCTCCATGGTACTTGGCACCGTTGCAGATACAGAAAGTGATATTGTTCTTATTACAAAGAAGCAACAAAGCTTTTACATTGAATATCGGTGGAATATTCACATTATCTATAGAGAGCTTTACTTCGGTATag
- the LOC105283338 gene encoding uncharacterized protein LOC105283338 isoform X13 — MSISVQERYFSWNRILLLAVGLWPYHQSLFARFQAALCLSILTSFVVFVLSRLYFTEYSFEFTIHLLSISMYYTFFVINYIAFWINIETTKNLLEQFQYIYKKRLKDAKEIAIYNKYRNFAKRITLACIKSLVLAVCITLCITAIECWPFIFDMIMPKNETHARRFIVTVTKYFALQEKYFYVFILYLNAVVTVGTVAIISIGTMLLSCLKHISGILRIARGNTICSYRFDRAILAALPSITIKNETIIYKEFIYAVDIHRKAMKGGSLKNPHLLSTYVIVSIYPDNFKSIGAVVQAAR; from the exons atgagtATCTCCGTCCAAGAACGGTACTTCAGCTggaatagaattttattactcGCTGTTGGCTTATGGCCTTATCACCAATCATTGTTTGCTCGATTTCAGGCAGCGTTGTGTCTTAGTATTTTGACAAGCTTCGTCGTATTCGTG cTTTCAAGACtttattttacagaatacTCCTTTGAATTTACTATTCATTTGCTTTCTATATCAATGTATTATActttctttgttattaattatatcgccTTTTGGATTAATATAGAAACT acaaaaaatttattggagcaatTTCAATACATCTACAAGAAGAGGCTAAAGGATGCGAAAGAAATTGCTATCTATAACAAATATAGGAACTTTGCAAAACGAATAACGCTCGCCTGCATAA aaagtttaGTACTTGCAGTATGCATTACGCTTTGTATTACTGCAATAGAATGTTGGCCATTCATTTTTGATATGATTATGCCCAAAAATGAGACCCACGCGCGCCGCTTCATAGTAACTGTGACTAAATATTTCGCcctacaagaaaaatatttctatgtatttatTCTATATCTGAACGCAGTTGTTACTGTAGGAACAGTTGCTATCATATCGATAGGAACAATGCTATTATCATGTCTCAAACATATCTCTGGAATATTGAGAATTGCTAg GGGAAATACTATTTGCAGCTACCGCTTTGACCGAGCAATACTGGCTGCGTTACCAAGTATTACcataaaaaatgaaactatTATTTACAAGGAGTTTATCTATGCCGTGGACATTCATCGCAAAGCTATGAA GGGTGGAAGTTTGAAAAACCCACACTTattgagcacctacgtgatagtatcAATATACCCTGataatttcaagtcgataggtgcagtggttcaggctgcacgttga